From Neobacillus sp. PS2-9, the proteins below share one genomic window:
- a CDS encoding FAD-dependent oxidoreductase, translating to MKFSSQNRNTILKEMALEELDVLVIGGGITGSGIALDSVTRGLTTALVEMQDFAAGTSSRSTKLVHGGLRYLKQFEVKMVAEVGKERAIVYENGPHVTTPEWMLLPIHKGGTFGRFSTSIGLRVYDFLAGVKKAEWRSMLSIEQTIEKEPLIKRDALKGGGLYVEYRTDDARLTIEVLKEAVARGVKAVNYTKANELLYRDGKAVGVRVINQVNGDAYDIFAKKIINATGPWVDTLRTKDHSMSGKKLRLTKGVHLVIDQSKFPLKQAVYFDTSDGRMVFAIPRDGKTYVGTTDTFFDKELTHPKMTSEDRTYLIETIHYMFPTVHIKEEDIESSWAGVRPLIYEEGKDPSEISRKDEIWISDSGLITIAGGKLTGYRKMAETVVDLLVNQLEEEKGLSLKACQTKHMPISGGHFGGSSKFHAFIEKNLEDAIAVGFTKEQYLQLVLRYGSNIHRFFEIAKDYDSNNKFGLPLDIFVQLRYSMEEEMAVTPVDFFIRRTGALYFNIQWVKQWKQAVMDMMAEYLEWTGEEKANYQNKLEIQLNDAVNPIGTI from the coding sequence TTGAAATTCTCAAGTCAAAATAGAAATACAATATTGAAGGAAATGGCTTTGGAAGAGCTTGATGTCCTCGTCATTGGTGGCGGAATTACAGGCAGTGGGATTGCGTTGGATTCTGTCACAAGGGGCTTGACTACCGCTTTGGTGGAAATGCAGGATTTTGCTGCCGGCACATCCAGCCGTTCTACTAAACTCGTCCATGGCGGCTTGCGCTATTTAAAGCAATTTGAGGTAAAAATGGTTGCGGAAGTAGGGAAGGAACGCGCCATTGTGTACGAGAATGGCCCGCACGTGACCACGCCAGAGTGGATGCTTTTACCGATTCACAAAGGCGGAACGTTTGGCAGATTTAGTACCTCAATTGGTCTTCGAGTCTATGATTTTTTAGCAGGTGTAAAAAAGGCAGAATGGCGATCGATGCTGTCAATTGAACAAACTATTGAGAAAGAACCGCTTATCAAACGAGATGCTTTAAAAGGCGGAGGGCTTTACGTAGAGTACCGTACTGATGATGCCCGTTTGACGATTGAAGTGTTGAAGGAAGCGGTGGCTAGAGGTGTGAAGGCAGTTAACTACACAAAAGCAAACGAGCTGCTTTACCGGGACGGAAAAGCAGTAGGTGTGAGAGTGATTAATCAGGTAAATGGCGATGCGTATGATATTTTTGCGAAGAAAATCATTAACGCCACCGGGCCTTGGGTAGATACACTTCGCACAAAGGACCATTCCATGTCCGGGAAAAAACTGAGGCTGACAAAAGGGGTTCATTTAGTCATTGATCAGTCCAAGTTTCCTCTGAAACAGGCAGTCTATTTTGATACGTCTGATGGCAGAATGGTGTTTGCCATTCCTAGGGATGGAAAAACGTATGTAGGTACGACAGATACCTTTTTCGATAAGGAACTGACCCATCCAAAAATGACATCGGAAGATCGGACCTATCTGATTGAGACCATTCATTACATGTTTCCAACCGTTCATATTAAAGAAGAGGATATTGAATCCAGCTGGGCTGGGGTAAGGCCGTTAATTTACGAGGAAGGCAAAGATCCTTCGGAAATTTCCCGTAAGGATGAAATCTGGATATCTGATTCAGGTTTGATCACGATTGCAGGTGGGAAACTGACCGGTTACCGAAAAATGGCGGAAACAGTGGTTGATTTGTTGGTGAATCAGTTGGAGGAGGAAAAGGGGCTCTCGCTTAAAGCATGCCAAACAAAGCATATGCCTATTTCCGGCGGTCATTTTGGAGGATCAAGTAAGTTTCATGCCTTTATTGAAAAAAATTTAGAGGACGCAATTGCGGTAGGGTTTACGAAGGAACAGTACTTACAGCTGGTCCTTCGATATGGCTCCAATATTCATCGATTTTTTGAAATTGCCAAGGATTACGATTCCAATAACAAATTCGGTTTACCATTGGATATATTTGTGCAGCTAAGATACAGCATGGAAGAAGAGATGGCGGTAACCCCTGTGGATTTTTTCATCCGCCGAACTGGGGCATTATATTTTAATATTCAGTGGGTAAAGCAGTGGAAACAAGCGGTAATGGACATGATGGCGGAGTATCTCGAATGGACAGGAGAAGAAAAAGCAAATTATCAGAATAAGTTAGAAATCCAGTTGAACGATGCGGTGAATCCGATAGGAACTATATAA